In Eriocheir sinensis breed Jianghai 21 unplaced genomic scaffold, ASM2467909v1 Scaffold824, whole genome shotgun sequence, a genomic segment contains:
- the LOC126994582 gene encoding uncharacterized protein LOC126994582, translating to MLSKHFKKFSNEKEAVAFLRRKGLLDKGAVAPCPRCGGEMKETKRKERNSEIKPTLRCNAGDCQTFRPISNVTVICYFNYLNNRVGCKFSLSQSLELIFYFTQDIPCDSVHELTDRGTKEICDWFNMCRKVCSQIVSVSNRGKMVGTEEDPVQIDIAWFVGRPQHHRGRMMQDHVPESNDSNTEVENTRNHGGLIDGPWVFGLKKGGDCRYFYVQRRNRETLEHIIQREVEENSVIDSDDWPTYSDLNRLNYRHLTVNHQRHYVDPNTGANTQAIERSYLDSKLSHILKKIKRVNETTFQSHLDYYCWRIMRKNSDHLFLAFLADVQSIHR from the coding sequence ATGTTATCTAAACACTTTAAAAAGTTCAGTAACGAGAAGGAGGCAGTTGCTTTTTTACGAAGAAAAGGCCTTTTGGATAAGGGCGCTGTTGCACCATGTCCTCGCTGTggtggagaaatgaaggaaactaaaagaaaggagagaaacagcgAAATCAAGCCTACTCTCCGTTGTAATGCCGGAGACTGCCAAACTTTTCGTCCAATCAGCAATGTAACCGTTATTTGCTATTTTAATTACTTAAATAACAGAGTAGGTTGCAAGTTTTCTCTAAGCCAAAGTTTGGAATTAATTTTCTACTTTACTCAAGATATTCCATGTGATTCGGTACATGAATTAACAGATAGAGGTACCAAAGAAATCTGTGACTGGTTTAATATGTGTCGTAAGGTTTGTTCACAAATTGTTTCCGTTAGCAATCGTGGAAAAATGGTAGGCACAGAAGAAGACCCAGTGCAAATTGACATAGCGTGGTTCGTGGGACGCCCACAACACCACAGAGGTAGAATGATGCAAGATCATGTTCCAGAATCAAATGACAGCAACACTGAAGTAGAAAACACCCGAAACCATGGAGGACTTATTGATGGTCCTTGGGTCTTCGGATTGAAGAAAGGTGGCGACTGCCGCTATTTTTACGTGCAAAGAAGAAATCGTGAAACACTGGAACACATAATTCAGAGAGAAGTTGAGGAAAATTCGGTTATCGATTCTGATGACTGGCCTACATATTCTGATTTAAATCGTTTAAATTACCGTCATTTAACTGTTAACCATCAACGACATTATGTTGATCCAAACACAGGAGCAAACACTCAGGCAATTGAAAGAAGCTACCTAGATTCAAAGCTAAGTcacattttgaaaaaaattaaaagagtaAACGAAACAACCTTCCAATCACACCTTGATTATTACTGTTGGcggataatgagaaaaaattctGACCATCTATTTCTTGCTTTTCTTGCTGACGTTCAATCGATTCATCGATAA